One window of the Microvirgula aerodenitrificans DSM 15089 genome contains the following:
- a CDS encoding DUF932 domain-containing protein has product MSHLIETMAYVGQVPWHGLGNPLSAQQPLDVWQREAGMDWTIEHSDVLFEIAGGEPLLRPYPDSKVLYRSDTLAPLSVVSKRYKVVQPQDVLHFYNDLVSAGGFELETAGVLKGGRKLWALARTGQETVLKGGDRVKAYLLLATSCDGTLCTTAQFTSVRVVCNNTLQMAVGERSGAVKVPHSTVFDPRQVKEALGIGLSGWEAFIGQIKALSRRPISADEARLFFHDVLD; this is encoded by the coding sequence ATGTCTCATCTCATCGAAACCATGGCCTACGTCGGCCAAGTCCCCTGGCACGGCCTCGGCAATCCACTGTCCGCCCAGCAACCGCTGGATGTCTGGCAACGTGAAGCCGGCATGGACTGGACCATCGAGCACAGCGATGTGCTGTTTGAAATCGCGGGCGGCGAGCCGCTGTTGCGCCCTTATCCGGACAGCAAGGTGCTGTACCGCTCCGACACCCTGGCGCCGTTGTCAGTGGTGTCCAAACGCTACAAGGTGGTGCAACCGCAGGATGTGCTGCACTTCTATAACGACCTGGTCTCGGCCGGCGGCTTCGAGCTGGAAACCGCCGGGGTGCTGAAAGGCGGGCGCAAGCTGTGGGCACTGGCACGTACCGGACAGGAGACCGTGCTCAAAGGGGGTGATCGGGTCAAAGCCTATCTGCTGCTGGCAACCAGTTGCGATGGCACTTTGTGCACCACCGCTCAGTTCACCTCGGTCCGGGTCGTGTGCAACAACACGCTGCAGATGGCAGTGGGTGAGCGCAGCGGTGCGGTCAAGGTCCCGCACTCGACCGTGTTCGATCCGCGTCAGGTCAAGGAAGCGCTCGGCATTGGTCTGTCCGGCTGGGAGGCGTTTATTGGTCAGATCAAGGCGCTGAGTCGGCGTCCGATCTCTGCTGACGAAGCCCGCCTGTTCTTCCATGACGTGCTGGACGA
- a CDS encoding dsDNA nuclease domain-containing protein: protein MDIIHDKAPRETVGRDTMMRFRMQFQAAAFAALEILSGKEVDRIYCDYHDDFVVRRTVAGVVEFHFFQVKTKGKANQQWDINEVFALKKTGTLNTAEKLEAIRSSIAGKLFLHTIEFGDQCRQVTVLSNVHFKDEVHNLVTDLAAGTSSKKYARQLIEKFAAIVSPDVSLSLEQVEAARRKLSLLPNVQYIGDTLEAFGVAAHSAIWKHSEIDLHQHEVERIARSLVMLVEEKSCAPISGLSKTGIDLATGVGLEDLLRVLSISTQVYLTLLEGGDSAAIKTASILQRKLKEAGTSDAMIEWASRAKVSWDVWMRNARHTFPDFTLNVLLEEIDKKCKTWLLGGGLLADLEKCIQELLESPAGKQFPALDIDLLFGALCAAIVRRATR from the coding sequence ATGGACATCATCCATGATAAGGCGCCGCGGGAAACTGTTGGTCGGGACACCATGATGCGGTTCCGGATGCAGTTTCAAGCAGCTGCATTCGCAGCGCTCGAAATTCTGAGCGGCAAGGAGGTCGATCGCATCTACTGCGACTACCATGACGATTTTGTCGTGCGCAGAACCGTTGCTGGTGTAGTCGAGTTCCACTTCTTTCAGGTTAAGACCAAAGGCAAGGCCAACCAGCAATGGGACATTAATGAGGTCTTTGCTCTGAAGAAGACGGGGACGCTCAACACGGCAGAGAAGTTGGAGGCGATTCGAAGCAGCATCGCTGGCAAGCTTTTCTTGCATACGATTGAGTTTGGCGACCAGTGTCGGCAGGTCACAGTCCTCAGCAACGTGCACTTCAAAGACGAAGTGCATAACCTTGTCACGGACCTAGCTGCTGGTACGTCCAGCAAGAAGTACGCCCGTCAGCTCATCGAGAAGTTCGCGGCCATCGTTTCGCCCGACGTATCACTGTCACTTGAGCAGGTTGAAGCTGCTCGAAGAAAGCTGTCCCTGCTGCCCAATGTTCAGTACATCGGGGACACCCTTGAAGCCTTCGGTGTTGCTGCGCATAGCGCCATCTGGAAACACTCCGAGATCGATCTGCATCAGCACGAGGTTGAGCGGATCGCCAGAAGCCTGGTGATGCTTGTCGAGGAGAAGTCCTGTGCCCCGATTAGTGGTCTGTCCAAGACGGGCATCGATTTGGCGACTGGCGTCGGTTTGGAGGACTTGCTTCGGGTTCTGAGCATCTCTACCCAAGTCTATCTGACGCTATTGGAAGGCGGAGACTCCGCGGCAATCAAGACCGCGTCAATCCTCCAGCGGAAGCTGAAGGAAGCTGGTACCTCTGACGCCATGATTGAGTGGGCCTCTCGTGCGAAGGTCTCCTGGGACGTCTGGATGAGAAATGCACGCCATACTTTTCCCGACTTCACCTTGAACGTGCTGCTCGAGGAAATCGATAAGAAGTGCAAGACTTGGCTGCTGGGGGGGGGGCTCCTCGCAGACTTGGAGAAATGTATCCAAGAGCTCTTGGAATCCCCCGCTGGGAAGCAGTTCCCGGCGCTCGACATTGACCTGCTGTTCGGCGCGCTTTGTGCCGCCATCGTTAGGAGGGCAACGCGATGA